A section of the Streptomyces sp. NBC_01363 genome encodes:
- the leuC gene encoding 3-isopropylmalate dehydratase large subunit — MGRTLAEKVWDDHVVRRAEGEPDLLFIDLHLLHEVTSPQAFDGLRQAGRQVRRLDLTIATEDHNTPTLDIDKPIADPVSRAQLETLRKNCAEFGVRLHPLGDVEQGVVHVVGPQLGLTQPGTTVVCGDSHTSTHGAFGALAFGIGTSQVEHVLATQTLPLARPKTMAITIDGELPDGVTAKDLILAIIARIGTGGGQGYILEYRGPAIEKLSMEARMTICNMSIEAGARAGMIAPDETTFDYLKGRDHAPQGEDWDAAVAYWKTLRSDDDAVFDAEVVIDAAELAPFVTWGTNPGQGAPLSANVPDPASYEDASERNAAEKALEYMGLTVGQPLREIDVDTVFVGSCTNGRIEDLRNAAAILDGRKVADGVRMLVVPGSVRVALQAVEEGLDKVFTAAGAEWRHAGCSMCLGMNPDQLAPGERSASTSNRNFEGRQGKGGRTHLVSPQVAAATAVLGHLASPADLSDARTPAGV, encoded by the coding sequence ATGGGTAGGACACTCGCGGAGAAGGTCTGGGACGACCATGTCGTCCGGCGCGCCGAAGGTGAGCCCGACCTCCTCTTCATCGATCTGCACCTGCTGCACGAGGTGACCAGCCCCCAGGCCTTCGACGGCCTCCGGCAGGCCGGACGCCAGGTGCGGCGCCTCGATCTCACCATCGCCACCGAGGATCACAACACCCCGACCCTCGACATCGACAAGCCGATCGCCGACCCGGTCTCCCGCGCCCAGTTGGAGACCCTGCGCAAGAACTGCGCGGAGTTCGGTGTACGGCTGCACCCCCTGGGCGACGTCGAGCAGGGCGTCGTGCACGTGGTCGGCCCGCAGCTGGGCCTGACCCAGCCCGGCACCACCGTGGTCTGCGGCGACTCCCACACGTCCACGCACGGCGCGTTCGGCGCGCTGGCGTTCGGCATCGGCACCAGCCAGGTCGAGCACGTGCTGGCCACCCAGACGCTGCCGCTGGCCCGCCCGAAGACCATGGCGATCACCATCGACGGCGAACTGCCCGACGGTGTCACGGCCAAGGACCTGATCCTCGCGATCATCGCCCGGATCGGCACCGGCGGCGGTCAGGGCTACATCCTGGAATACCGCGGCCCGGCCATCGAGAAGCTCTCGATGGAAGCCCGGATGACCATCTGCAACATGTCGATCGAGGCCGGCGCGCGGGCAGGCATGATCGCCCCGGACGAGACCACCTTCGACTACCTGAAGGGCCGCGACCACGCCCCGCAGGGCGAGGACTGGGACGCCGCCGTCGCGTACTGGAAGACGCTGCGCAGCGACGACGACGCGGTCTTCGACGCCGAGGTCGTCATCGACGCGGCCGAACTGGCCCCGTTCGTCACCTGGGGCACCAACCCCGGCCAGGGCGCGCCCCTGTCGGCCAACGTCCCCGACCCTGCTTCGTACGAGGACGCCTCGGAGCGCAACGCCGCCGAAAAGGCCCTGGAGTACATGGGGTTGACCGTCGGCCAGCCGCTGCGCGAGATCGACGTGGACACCGTCTTCGTAGGCTCCTGCACCAACGGCCGGATCGAGGACCTGCGGAACGCGGCCGCGATCCTGGACGGCCGCAAAGTCGCCGACGGGGTACGGATGCTGGTCGTCCCGGGCTCCGTCCGGGTCGCCCTCCAGGCCGTCGAGGAGGGCCTGGACAAGGTCTTCACCGCCGCGGGAGCCGAGTGGCGGCACGCCGGCTGCTCGATGTGCCTCGGCATGAACCCGGACCAGCTGGCCCCCGGCGAGCGCTCCGCCTCCACCTCGAACCGCAACTTCGAGGGCCGGCAGGGCAAGGGTGGCCGTACGCACCTGGTCTCCCCGCAGGTCGCCGCCGCCACCGCCGTGCTGGGCCACCTGGCCTCGCCCGCCGACCTGTCCGACGCCCGTACGCCCGCCGGAGTCTGA
- a CDS encoding type I restriction-modification enzyme R subunit C-terminal domain-containing protein yields MLEDLRRRLRGLAKLVDAKAKRKIVYTDFEDEFGEISEAEIKDMPTGTDEHRFRQKARAYLLRHEDQPTVHKLRHNEQITEDDLAGLEEIFLAEAVASPEDLDEVRAMGGLGLFVRALCGLDRQAAQQAFEGFIVGKQLSAAQLDFITLIIDVVAKRGVLDVGDLYEVGSPFHDRAPGGPDDLFSPEEIDGLKIVFIGLLTTAKPTMLAA; encoded by the coding sequence ATGCTGGAAGACTTGCGCAGAAGGCTGCGAGGGCTGGCCAAACTGGTGGATGCCAAGGCCAAGCGGAAGATCGTCTACACCGACTTCGAGGACGAGTTCGGGGAGATCTCCGAGGCGGAAATCAAGGACATGCCGACGGGCACGGACGAGCACAGGTTCCGCCAGAAGGCCCGCGCGTACCTGCTGCGTCACGAAGACCAGCCGACCGTGCACAAGCTGCGTCACAACGAGCAGATCACCGAAGACGACCTGGCCGGCCTGGAAGAGATCTTCCTCGCCGAAGCGGTGGCCTCGCCCGAGGATCTGGACGAGGTGCGGGCCATGGGTGGTCTGGGTCTGTTCGTCCGTGCCCTGTGCGGACTGGACCGGCAGGCGGCTCAGCAGGCCTTCGAGGGCTTCATCGTGGGAAAACAGCTGAGTGCCGCACAGTTGGACTTCATCACGCTGATCATCGACGTGGTCGCCAAGCGCGGTGTGCTCGACGTCGGAGACCTGTACGAAGTCGGCAGTCCGTTCCATGACCGCGCGCCCGGCGGTCCGGACGACCTGTTCTCCCCGGAGGAGATCGACGGCCTGAAGATCGTGTTCATCGGCCTGCTGACCACTGCGAAGCCCACCATGCTCGCCGCGTAG
- a CDS encoding DUF4188 domain-containing protein encodes MFAKLIPGRTTAAAEGEVVVLLIGMRINHFRGVHHWLPVLTAMLRMLRELGKDKGRGLLGYTLLSGSPRTYYVVQYWESREKLYAYASAPDMFHREAWAIMNRKEKKSRRHVGLWHETYIVPEGGYESIYADMPVHGLAAATGVLPIEGRGRRAADRLAHRSSAK; translated from the coding sequence ATGTTCGCGAAGCTGATTCCGGGACGGACCACCGCCGCGGCCGAGGGGGAGGTGGTCGTCCTGCTCATCGGGATGCGCATCAACCACTTCCGGGGCGTGCACCACTGGCTGCCGGTCCTGACCGCGATGCTGCGCATGCTGCGGGAGTTGGGCAAGGACAAGGGGCGCGGCCTGCTGGGCTACACGCTGTTGTCCGGCTCGCCGCGGACGTACTACGTCGTCCAGTACTGGGAGTCGAGGGAGAAACTGTACGCGTACGCGAGCGCTCCCGACATGTTCCACCGCGAGGCCTGGGCGATCATGAACCGCAAGGAGAAGAAGTCCCGGCGGCACGTGGGGCTGTGGCACGAGACGTACATAGTGCCCGAGGGCGGTTACGAATCGATCTACGCCGATATGCCGGTCCACGGACTGGCCGCGGCGACCGGCGTACTGCCGATCGAAGGGCGGGGCCGTCGGGCGGCGGACCGTCTCGCGCACCGCTCGTCCGCGAAGTGA
- the ndgR gene encoding IclR family transcriptional regulator NdgR gives MDNSSGVGVLDKAALVLSALESGPATLAGLVAATGLARPTAHRLAVALEHHRMVARDMQGRFILGPRLSELAAAAGEDRLLATAGPVLTHLRDITGESAQLYRRQGDMRICVAAAERLSGLRDTVPVGSTLTMKAGSSAQILMAWEEPERLHRGLQGARFTATALSGVRRRGWAQSIGEREPGVASVSAPVRGPSNRVVAAVSVSGPIERLTRHPGRMHAQAVIDSAARLSEALRRTG, from the coding sequence ATGGACAACTCTAGCGGCGTCGGCGTACTCGACAAGGCAGCTCTGGTATTGAGCGCCCTGGAGTCCGGTCCGGCCACCCTCGCCGGGCTGGTCGCGGCGACCGGGCTCGCACGACCCACGGCCCATCGACTGGCCGTGGCACTGGAACACCACCGCATGGTGGCGAGGGACATGCAGGGCCGTTTCATTCTCGGCCCCCGGCTGTCGGAACTCGCGGCGGCGGCGGGCGAGGACCGCCTGCTGGCCACGGCGGGCCCGGTGCTCACCCACCTCCGCGACATCACCGGCGAGAGCGCGCAGCTCTATCGCCGGCAGGGGGACATGCGGATCTGCGTGGCGGCGGCGGAGCGGCTGTCCGGTCTGCGGGACACCGTGCCGGTCGGTTCCACGCTCACCATGAAGGCCGGCTCGTCGGCCCAGATCCTGATGGCCTGGGAGGAGCCGGAGCGCCTGCACCGCGGTCTCCAGGGCGCCCGCTTCACGGCGACGGCGCTCTCGGGCGTACGACGCAGGGGCTGGGCCCAGTCGATCGGCGAACGCGAGCCGGGTGTGGCCTCGGTCTCGGCGCCGGTGCGCGGCCCCTCGAACCGGGTGGTCGCCGCCGTCTCGGTCTCCGGACCGATCGAGCGGCTGACCAGGCACCCGGGCCGGATGCACGCCCAGGCGGTCATCGACTCGGCGGCAAGGCTCAGCGAGGCCCTGCGCCGCACCGGCTGA
- a CDS encoding MerR family transcriptional regulator produces MRLSELSESSGVKTATIKYYLREGLLHPGRRITATQAEYDESHVRRLRLVRALIQVGRLPVATAREVLSHIDDESLGRTIRLGAALWSLPHGPEPDEEAPETATAREAVERLLDRIGWATSQEIGSLSPAHRSLVSSVATLIRLGYPCDADYLAEQAHLMHQVAVQDLDMMETYPTESEQVEMAVASAVLYEPLLMALRRMAQEEESARRYGL; encoded by the coding sequence ATGCGACTCTCGGAACTGAGCGAGTCGAGCGGGGTCAAGACCGCGACGATCAAGTACTACCTGCGCGAGGGGCTGCTGCACCCCGGCCGGCGGATCACCGCGACACAGGCCGAGTACGACGAGAGCCATGTACGCCGGCTCCGCCTGGTACGGGCCCTGATCCAGGTGGGCCGCCTCCCCGTGGCCACGGCGCGCGAGGTCCTCTCCCACATCGACGACGAATCCCTGGGCCGGACGATCCGGCTCGGCGCGGCACTGTGGTCGCTCCCGCACGGCCCGGAGCCGGACGAGGAGGCTCCGGAGACCGCGACCGCCCGCGAGGCCGTCGAGCGGCTCCTGGACCGGATCGGCTGGGCGACGTCGCAGGAGATCGGCTCCCTCTCCCCCGCGCATCGCTCGCTGGTGTCGTCGGTGGCCACCCTGATCCGTCTCGGCTACCCCTGTGACGCCGACTACCTGGCCGAGCAGGCCCACCTGATGCATCAAGTCGCCGTCCAGGACCTGGACATGATGGAGACGTACCCCACGGAGTCGGAGCAGGTGGAGATGGCGGTCGCGTCGGCGGTGCTCTACGAGCCGTTGCTGATGGCCCTGCGCCGGATGGCCCAGGAGGAGGAGTCGGCCCGGCGCTACGGTCTCTGA
- a CDS encoding HU family DNA-binding protein — MNKAQLVEAIADKVGGRQQAAEAVDAVLDAIVRAVVAGDRVSVTGFGSFEKVDRPARYARNPQTGERVRVKKTSVPRFRAGQGFKDLVSGSKKLPKGGEVAVKKAPKGSLSGGPSTRTTTKAAAKKATAKKATAKKATAKKTATAAKTTAAKKTTAAAKKTTAAAKKTTAAAKKTTAAAKKTTATKKAAASKTAPAKKATAKKAPAKKTTARKTTAKKATARKK; from the coding sequence GTGAACAAGGCGCAGCTCGTAGAAGCGATTGCCGACAAGGTCGGAGGCCGCCAGCAGGCCGCCGAGGCCGTCGACGCGGTACTCGACGCGATCGTCCGTGCGGTTGTCGCGGGGGACCGTGTCTCGGTCACCGGCTTCGGCTCGTTCGAGAAGGTCGACCGCCCCGCCCGTTACGCCCGCAACCCGCAGACGGGTGAGCGCGTGCGGGTCAAGAAGACCTCGGTGCCCCGTTTCCGTGCGGGACAGGGCTTCAAGGACCTGGTGAGCGGCTCGAAGAAGCTCCCCAAGGGTGGCGAAGTGGCCGTGAAGAAGGCGCCCAAGGGCAGCCTGTCGGGCGGTCCTTCCACCCGTACGACGACCAAGGCCGCGGCCAAGAAGGCCACCGCCAAGAAGGCCACGGCGAAGAAGGCCACCGCCAAGAAGACCGCGACCGCGGCGAAGACCACGGCGGCCAAGAAGACCACCGCGGCGGCCAAGAAGACCACGGCGGCGGCGAAGAAGACCACGGCGGCGGCGAAGAAGACCACGGCGGCGGCGAAGAAGACGACGGCCACCAAGAAGGCCGCCGCCAGCAAGACCGCGCCCGCCAAGAAGGCCACGGCGAAGAAGGCGCCCGCGAAGAAGACCACGGCGCGCAAGACCACGGCGAAGAAGGCCACTGCACGGAAGAAGTGA
- a CDS encoding HAD family hydrolase, protein MTIRAVLWDIDDTIFDYTGADRVGMRKHLEQEGLPDGYDSVEQALAAWRAITDAHWARFAAGETDFLGQRRDRVREFVSRALEDEEADLWFARHAAHYEAAWALFPDVLPVLDLLADGFRHAVLSNSSIHNQDRKLRTLGVRDRFEAVVCAVELGVSKPEAGAFHAACDALALEPREVAYVGDEPDIDAGGAVAAGLMGIWLDRGGRAGRPELVRIGGLDQLPGLLGTART, encoded by the coding sequence ATGACGATCCGCGCGGTCCTCTGGGACATCGACGACACGATCTTCGACTACACCGGCGCCGACCGCGTCGGCATGCGCAAGCATCTCGAACAGGAGGGCCTGCCCGACGGATACGACTCCGTCGAGCAGGCCCTCGCCGCATGGCGGGCGATCACCGACGCGCACTGGGCTCGGTTCGCCGCCGGGGAGACAGATTTCCTGGGGCAGCGCCGGGACCGGGTCAGGGAGTTCGTCTCGCGGGCGCTGGAGGACGAGGAGGCCGACCTCTGGTTTGCTCGGCACGCGGCGCACTACGAGGCCGCCTGGGCGCTCTTCCCGGATGTGCTGCCCGTGCTGGATCTGCTGGCGGACGGGTTCCGGCACGCGGTGCTGTCGAACTCCAGCATCCACAACCAGGACCGCAAGCTGCGCACGCTCGGTGTGCGGGACCGTTTCGAGGCCGTGGTGTGCGCCGTGGAGCTGGGCGTCTCCAAGCCCGAGGCCGGCGCCTTCCACGCCGCCTGCGACGCACTGGCGCTGGAGCCGCGGGAGGTCGCGTACGTGGGGGACGAGCCGGACATCGACGCCGGTGGGGCGGTCGCCGCCGGGCTGATGGGGATCTGGCTGGACCGGGGCGGGCGCGCTGGACGGCCCGAACTCGTCCGTATCGGCGGGCTCGATCAGCTGCCCGGACTGCTGGGGACCGCTCGGACCTGA
- the leuD gene encoding 3-isopropylmalate dehydratase small subunit has translation MEAFTTHTGRAVPLRRSNVDTDQIIPAHWLKKVTRDGFEDGLFEAWRKDENFVLNRPERKGATVLVAGPDFGTGSSREHAVWALQNYGFKAVVSSRFADIFRGNSLKNGLLTVVLDQKVVDAIWELTEADPTVEITVDLEARQVRAEAPDGSKLTADFELDENARWRLLNGLDDISLTLQNEADIATYEVARPTFKPRTINA, from the coding sequence ATGGAAGCTTTCACCACACACACCGGCCGGGCCGTCCCGCTGCGCCGCAGCAACGTCGACACCGACCAGATCATCCCCGCCCACTGGCTGAAGAAGGTCACCCGGGACGGCTTCGAGGACGGACTCTTCGAGGCCTGGCGCAAGGACGAGAACTTCGTCCTCAACCGCCCCGAGCGCAAGGGCGCCACGGTCCTGGTGGCCGGTCCCGACTTCGGTACCGGATCCTCCCGCGAACACGCCGTGTGGGCGCTGCAGAACTACGGCTTCAAGGCCGTCGTCTCCTCCCGGTTCGCCGACATCTTCCGCGGCAACTCGCTGAAGAACGGTCTGCTGACCGTCGTGCTCGACCAGAAGGTCGTCGACGCGATCTGGGAGCTGACCGAGGCCGACCCCACAGTCGAGATCACCGTCGACCTGGAGGCGCGCCAGGTCCGCGCCGAGGCCCCCGACGGATCGAAGCTGACCGCTGACTTCGAGCTCGACGAGAACGCCCGTTGGCGACTGCTCAACGGGCTGGACGACATCAGCCTCACCCTTCAGAACGAAGCGGACATCGCGACTTATGAGGTGGCAAGGCCGACCTTCAAGCCGCGTACAATTAACGCCTGA